From a single Chitinophaga sp. Cy-1792 genomic region:
- a CDS encoding FecR family protein — MHEANWKYLLERYLTNTCTREELHELLRWVAEDPNNDLLIEHLRAHWEANTDLPADDDASRWEQRFNEILDKEASPPPPRIIRYRPWLAAAAAVLLLVTVTTGYLKLYHHSSIAVPPAVIAHDVAPGTNKAMLTLADGSVITLDSSANGLVARQGNTSIRQQQNGQLTYNGTSNNATQTFNTISIPKAGKYALVLTDGTKVWLNAASTFRFPLAFGNERRVILSGEAYFEIAPDAHRPFIVEAAQTEIKVLGTAFNIMAYQEEGCTKTTLVNGSLAVNANGQQVVLHPGQQANVSPTQTTIQLQDADMEEVLAWKNDRFYFNNTDIHTAMRQLERWYDVHVTFKDSLNMSLNGTVSRSVNISRVLKMLTLTGEANFSIDGNNVTVGK, encoded by the coding sequence ATGCACGAGGCTAACTGGAAATACCTTCTGGAAAGATATCTGACCAATACCTGCACACGGGAAGAGCTGCATGAATTACTGCGGTGGGTAGCGGAAGATCCTAACAATGACTTGCTCATTGAGCACCTTCGTGCCCACTGGGAAGCCAATACTGATTTACCGGCGGATGATGACGCATCCCGCTGGGAACAGCGCTTTAATGAAATACTTGACAAAGAGGCTTCTCCTCCGCCACCACGTATTATCCGTTACCGCCCGTGGCTGGCTGCCGCCGCTGCGGTATTACTGCTGGTAACGGTAACTACTGGATATCTGAAGCTTTATCATCATTCGTCCATTGCCGTTCCCCCGGCTGTTATAGCTCATGACGTGGCGCCAGGTACCAATAAGGCCATGCTCACACTGGCCGATGGCTCCGTCATTACATTGGACAGTTCCGCCAACGGCCTCGTTGCCCGGCAAGGCAATACCAGTATCCGCCAGCAACAGAATGGGCAGCTGACCTACAACGGCACCAGTAACAATGCAACGCAAACCTTCAATACGATTTCCATTCCTAAAGCCGGCAAATATGCGCTGGTTCTGACGGATGGTACCAAAGTATGGCTGAACGCCGCCTCCACGTTCCGTTTCCCCCTGGCTTTCGGCAACGAACGCCGCGTAATACTCTCCGGGGAAGCCTACTTCGAAATAGCCCCCGATGCACACCGCCCATTTATTGTGGAAGCTGCACAGACAGAAATAAAAGTACTCGGCACGGCCTTCAATATCATGGCATACCAGGAGGAAGGATGTACGAAAACCACGCTGGTGAATGGTTCCCTGGCTGTAAATGCCAACGGACAGCAGGTGGTCCTCCACCCCGGCCAACAGGCGAATGTAAGCCCTACACAGACAACTATTCAGTTACAGGACGCCGATATGGAAGAGGTGCTGGCCTGGAAAAATGATAGATTCTATTTTAATAATACCGATATACATACCGCCATGCGACAGCTGGAAAGATGGTATGATGTACATGTGACTTTTAAGGATTCGCTCAATATGAGCCTGAACGGTACCGTGAGCAGGTCCGTGAATATCTCCCGGGTACTCAAAATGCTGACACTAACCGGGGAAGCCAACTTCAGCATCGATGGTAATAACGTAACTGTAGGAAAATGA
- a CDS encoding 3'-5' exonuclease, with amino-acid sequence MSSLLLKRPLAVIDLETTGTNVATDRIIEIAIIKVFPDKTTQSKVKRINPGMPIPAGSTAIHGISDEDVKDAPTFKQAANELKMFMDNCDLAGYNSNRFDIPLLVEEFLRAEMEFDISKRKFVDVQRIFHLMEKRTLSAAYKFYCDKDLTNAHSAEADALATYEILEAQLGRYEQLNADIDSLATFTKEEDYVDFARRMVMQGGQEVFNFGKYKGRPVREVLKAEPQYYDWMMKADFPLNTKQKLSEIYYNMMLKKM; translated from the coding sequence ATGTCTTCTTTGCTCCTCAAAAGGCCTCTGGCCGTTATAGATCTGGAAACCACCGGAACCAATGTGGCTACAGATCGTATCATTGAAATTGCTATCATTAAAGTATTTCCTGATAAAACCACTCAATCGAAAGTAAAGCGTATCAATCCGGGAATGCCTATCCCTGCGGGATCTACAGCAATTCATGGTATCAGCGATGAAGATGTGAAAGATGCACCTACCTTCAAACAGGCGGCCAATGAGCTGAAAATGTTCATGGATAATTGCGATCTGGCGGGATATAATTCCAACCGTTTCGACATTCCGTTGTTGGTAGAAGAGTTCCTGCGTGCAGAAATGGAGTTCGATATCTCAAAACGCAAATTTGTAGATGTACAGCGAATTTTCCACCTGATGGAAAAACGTACCCTCAGCGCGGCATACAAGTTCTATTGTGATAAAGACCTCACCAATGCACACAGCGCGGAAGCGGATGCCCTGGCTACCTACGAGATCCTCGAGGCACAGCTGGGCCGCTACGAACAGCTGAATGCAGATATCGATTCCCTGGCAACCTTTACCAAGGAAGAAGATTATGTGGATTTTGCCCGTCGTATGGTGATGCAGGGTGGTCAGGAAGTCTTTAACTTCGGAAAATACAAAGGCAGACCCGTAAGAGAAGTATTAAAGGCGGAGCCTCAATACTATGACTGGATGATGAAAGCCGACTTCCCGCTCAACACCAAACAGAAGCTCTCAGAGATCTATTATAATATGATGTTAAAAAAAATGTAA
- a CDS encoding DMT family transporter, whose protein sequence is MKKAFLHLHLSVFLAGFTGILGKLISLNEGMLVWYRLLITCVTMFFLFRLRGSLKRLPWKDIVPIGSTGVIVALHWLFFYGSIKYANVSIGVVCFSLTSLFTAIFDPLINRRRFDAVELLLSMLTLAGILLIFHFDTQYRTGIILGIISAMFAALFTVFNKRLIKRFDTITITYYELWTGLIVFTILAPFYVYAFPVPSLIPPAIDWLWLFILSWACTICMYLLSMSALKKISPFTVNLTFNLEPVYSIILAFIIFHENKYLNPAFYGGLACIILSVVLQMVRVNYQHKKGLMIEAH, encoded by the coding sequence ATGAAAAAAGCATTTTTACACTTACACCTTTCCGTATTCCTGGCAGGATTCACCGGGATTCTTGGAAAACTCATCTCTCTCAATGAAGGCATGCTCGTATGGTACCGGCTGCTCATTACCTGTGTTACCATGTTTTTTCTGTTTCGGCTGAGAGGTTCCCTGAAACGCTTACCCTGGAAAGATATCGTTCCCATTGGCAGCACAGGTGTAATAGTGGCTTTACACTGGCTGTTTTTCTATGGTAGTATCAAATATGCCAACGTCTCCATCGGCGTTGTCTGTTTTTCACTCACCAGCCTCTTTACTGCCATCTTTGACCCGCTGATCAACAGGCGCCGCTTCGATGCAGTGGAACTGCTGCTCAGCATGCTCACACTTGCCGGTATCCTGCTCATCTTCCACTTCGACACACAATACCGCACAGGCATTATCCTCGGGATCATATCCGCCATGTTTGCCGCCCTGTTTACCGTTTTCAACAAACGACTCATCAAACGCTTTGATACCATCACCATCACCTATTATGAGTTATGGACAGGCCTCATCGTATTCACCATCCTTGCGCCATTTTACGTGTATGCGTTCCCGGTACCATCACTGATACCGCCCGCCATCGACTGGCTCTGGCTCTTCATCCTCTCCTGGGCATGTACCATCTGCATGTACCTGCTCAGTATGAGCGCCCTGAAAAAGATATCTCCCTTTACCGTCAACCTTACCTTCAACCTGGAACCGGTATACAGCATCATACTCGCGTTTATCATCTTCCATGAAAATAAATACCTCAACCCGGCCTTCTATGGCGGATTAGCATGTATTATTCTTTCTGTGGTATTACAGATGGTAAGAGTAAATTATCAGCACAAAAAAGGGCTGATGATTGAGGCGCATTGA
- the murC gene encoding UDP-N-acetylmuramate--L-alanine ligase — protein sequence MTKVHFIAIGGSVMHQLAIALKTKGYEVSGSDDEIYEPALSNLRQAGILPASMGWDPARITPDIDAVILGMHARDNNPELIRARELNLKIYSFPEYIYQESKNKTRIAVGGSHGKTTTTAMIMHVLQHAGKAFDYLVGAKLEGFAQSVNITDAPVIVCEADEYPASAIEKRPKFHFLHPQIAVLTGIAWDHINVFPTYEIYKEQFAIFIRQMEADHVLIYNSSDTELAALVAAEGRHLRLIPYTMPIHMIRNGVTRVFFDEGFADLEVFGGHNLMNMHAAKLVCNELGLSDEEFLAGIATFKGAAKRLELVAKNDRSVIYRDFAHAPSKVKATVEALKQQYPDRKMIAVLELHTYSSLNADFLTEYAGAMDPADVAGVFYSKHALEIKRMPDLDPELVKERFGRKDLHIFTDRPAFEAFLAAQQYDNTNLLLMSSGTYDGIDFYGLGKLLG from the coding sequence ATGACAAAAGTACATTTTATTGCGATTGGAGGAAGTGTGATGCACCAGTTAGCCATCGCCCTGAAAACCAAAGGTTATGAGGTGAGTGGAAGTGACGACGAGATCTATGAACCCGCTCTGTCCAACCTGCGGCAGGCCGGCATCCTTCCTGCGTCTATGGGCTGGGACCCTGCCAGGATTACGCCAGATATAGATGCTGTTATTCTTGGTATGCACGCCCGTGATAATAATCCGGAGCTGATCCGCGCCAGGGAACTCAATCTGAAAATTTATTCTTTCCCGGAATACATCTACCAGGAAAGCAAAAATAAAACACGTATAGCCGTGGGTGGTAGTCATGGTAAAACCACTACCACAGCCATGATCATGCATGTGCTGCAACATGCCGGCAAGGCGTTCGACTACCTGGTAGGCGCCAAACTGGAAGGGTTTGCACAATCTGTCAACATCACCGACGCTCCTGTTATTGTTTGCGAGGCAGATGAATACCCGGCTTCTGCTATTGAGAAGCGTCCTAAATTCCATTTCCTGCATCCGCAGATCGCGGTACTTACCGGTATCGCCTGGGACCACATCAACGTGTTCCCTACCTACGAGATCTACAAAGAGCAATTTGCCATCTTTATCAGGCAGATGGAAGCAGACCATGTGCTCATCTACAACAGCAGCGATACGGAACTGGCAGCACTGGTAGCCGCCGAAGGCCGCCACCTGCGACTCATCCCGTATACCATGCCAATCCATATGATCCGCAATGGCGTTACCCGGGTGTTCTTCGATGAAGGGTTTGCCGATCTGGAAGTTTTCGGCGGACATAACCTCATGAACATGCATGCCGCCAAGCTGGTTTGCAATGAACTGGGCCTCAGCGATGAGGAATTCCTGGCAGGTATCGCCACCTTTAAGGGCGCCGCCAAAAGACTGGAGCTGGTAGCTAAAAACGACCGTTCCGTTATTTACCGCGACTTTGCCCATGCGCCTTCCAAGGTGAAAGCTACCGTGGAAGCGCTCAAACAGCAATATCCCGACCGGAAAATGATCGCCGTACTGGAACTGCATACCTATAGCAGTCTCAATGCCGATTTTCTCACCGAATATGCGGGTGCCATGGACCCGGCAGATGTAGCCGGCGTTTTTTACAGCAAACATGCCCTTGAAATAAAACGTATGCCTGATCTGGACCCCGAGCTGGTAAAAGAACGCTTCGGAAGAAAAGATCTGCATATCTTCACCGACAGGCCGGCATTTGAAGCCTTCCTGGCAGCACAACAATATGATAATACCAATTTACTCCTCATGAGCTCAGGTACCTATGATGGTATCGATTTTTACGGACTTGGTAAATTGCTGGGCTGA
- a CDS encoding RNA polymerase sigma factor has translation MKNGATDENMLLGIAAGDAKSFRIFFDTHRNRIYAFILHMVKSREVAEEIVMDVFMRIWQNRELLKGVANIDGFLFKVAYNKSIDFIRAAARTPLLEEALWEEIQPVSDTYADSRLLLRDYQAKLKEAMELLPPKRKQVYVLSREQGFSHEQIADMLDISKNTVNNHIVSSQQFIKEYLIKNLDLSSTAFIAFLISRL, from the coding sequence ATGAAAAACGGCGCCACAGACGAAAATATGTTGTTGGGCATCGCTGCTGGAGATGCTAAGTCGTTCAGGATTTTTTTTGATACCCATAGGAACAGAATATATGCCTTCATTTTGCATATGGTCAAATCCAGGGAGGTAGCAGAAGAAATCGTGATGGACGTATTTATGCGTATCTGGCAGAACCGGGAATTATTAAAAGGGGTGGCCAATATAGACGGCTTCCTGTTCAAGGTGGCCTATAACAAATCGATCGACTTTATCCGTGCCGCCGCCAGAACACCGCTGCTGGAAGAGGCCCTGTGGGAAGAAATCCAGCCGGTAAGTGATACCTATGCGGATTCCCGCCTGCTGCTCCGTGACTACCAGGCCAAGCTGAAAGAGGCCATGGAACTGCTGCCGCCAAAACGTAAGCAGGTGTATGTACTCAGCAGGGAACAGGGCTTTTCGCATGAGCAGATCGCCGACATGCTTGATATTTCAAAAAATACCGTCAATAACCATATCGTCAGTTCGCAACAGTTTATAAAAGAATATCTTATTAAAAATCTTGATCTGAGTAGTACTGCATTTATCGCCTTCCTGATCAGCCGTTTATAG
- the ytxJ gene encoding bacillithiol system redox-active protein YtxJ, with protein sequence MNWIPLTSETQLQEINEASASRTIVIFKHSTRCSISSMAKSRLERATAPAGAEFYYLDLIAYRAVSNAIEHNYGIMHESPQILVIRNGKCIYDESHNGISMEDITEQIQL encoded by the coding sequence ATGAACTGGATACCATTAACATCGGAAACTCAATTGCAGGAAATCAACGAGGCATCTGCAAGCCGGACAATCGTAATATTTAAACACAGCACCCGCTGTTCTATCAGTTCCATGGCCAAATCAAGGCTGGAAAGAGCTACAGCACCAGCAGGCGCCGAATTCTATTACCTTGACCTCATCGCTTACAGGGCCGTTTCCAACGCCATCGAGCATAATTATGGTATCATGCACGAATCTCCACAGATACTGGTTATCCGTAACGGCAAGTGTATATACGATGAAAGCCACAATGGCATCAGCATGGAAGATATTACGGAGCAAATTCAGCTGTAA
- a CDS encoding SusD/RagB family nutrient-binding outer membrane lipoprotein: MKSTIAKYILGATLLTSLGACEKTALLQKDPAAVYDASPKLLLTGLLLNAGDKPWTAVQRHNQYATQNNSYYYGQPYDWTTADEGFSAYDRLRDISQMNKEAAKSPENYKGYPELGKFLTAYFMVRNTELFGDVPMSDALKGRSDGNFTPKYDDQKEVYRTCLQLLEDANTALTPLVAANVKVEGDFYYKGDLAKWQKLVNSFRLRVLVSLSKRADDNADLKIKEQFATIVGNPAKYPLILTNEDNFQLAFNANARDNNYPLWPADGVVIKNDLNNNLASTIVDLLKRTEDPRLFVMALPTDSAKKSGDAAYATKFTSFRGGDVGMIMADLKSLASAGKFSQLNYDFWEATPSGVPCIQLGAAEVNFSIAEAINRGWISGDAGAYYVAGIKANMTFYNVSGAAQDAFVTNPANVYAGNTATGLTQILEQKYVAFFQNSGKQAFYNNRRTGVPKFSIGPANKNAQKIPVRWKYPTVEYTVNEANIRSAIQKQYNGSDSQNDVMWLIK; this comes from the coding sequence ATGAAATCTACAATAGCTAAATATATACTGGGCGCTACTTTGCTGACAAGTCTGGGCGCCTGTGAAAAAACGGCGCTGCTGCAGAAAGACCCTGCGGCAGTGTATGATGCCAGTCCTAAATTGTTGCTGACCGGGCTGTTGCTGAATGCCGGCGATAAGCCATGGACGGCTGTTCAACGGCATAACCAGTATGCCACCCAGAACAACTCGTACTATTACGGTCAGCCTTATGACTGGACAACCGCTGATGAAGGTTTTTCTGCGTATGACCGTTTACGTGATATCAGCCAGATGAATAAAGAAGCAGCAAAATCACCGGAAAACTATAAAGGTTATCCTGAGCTGGGTAAATTTCTGACGGCGTATTTCATGGTACGCAATACAGAATTATTCGGTGATGTACCAATGTCTGACGCACTCAAAGGCCGGTCGGACGGTAATTTTACACCGAAGTACGACGACCAGAAAGAAGTATATCGTACCTGCCTGCAGCTGCTGGAAGATGCGAATACAGCCCTGACACCACTGGTGGCTGCCAATGTAAAAGTGGAAGGTGACTTCTACTATAAAGGCGACCTGGCGAAGTGGCAGAAACTGGTGAATTCTTTTCGTTTACGCGTACTGGTTAGTTTGAGTAAGCGTGCCGATGATAACGCAGACCTGAAGATAAAAGAACAATTTGCCACTATCGTTGGTAACCCGGCGAAATACCCGCTGATACTGACGAATGAAGATAATTTCCAGCTGGCGTTCAATGCCAATGCAAGGGATAATAACTATCCTTTGTGGCCTGCGGATGGTGTGGTGATCAAAAATGATCTTAACAATAACCTGGCATCTACCATTGTTGATCTACTGAAAAGAACGGAAGATCCGCGGTTGTTTGTGATGGCCCTGCCTACTGACTCTGCAAAGAAAAGTGGAGATGCAGCCTATGCCACAAAATTCACTTCTTTCAGAGGAGGTGATGTTGGTATGATCATGGCTGACCTGAAGTCGCTGGCCAGTGCCGGTAAGTTTTCCCAGCTGAACTACGATTTCTGGGAGGCAACACCATCGGGCGTTCCGTGTATTCAGCTAGGCGCTGCCGAAGTAAATTTCAGCATTGCCGAAGCGATCAACCGTGGCTGGATTTCTGGTGATGCCGGTGCGTATTATGTGGCGGGTATCAAGGCAAATATGACGTTTTATAATGTCAGCGGCGCTGCGCAGGATGCATTCGTCACAAACCCAGCCAACGTTTATGCGGGCAACACTGCAACCGGTTTGACGCAGATACTCGAACAGAAATATGTAGCATTCTTCCAGAACTCAGGCAAACAGGCGTTTTACAATAATCGCAGAACCGGTGTTCCTAAGTTCAGCATTGGCCCTGCCAACAAAAATGCGCAGAAGATTCCGGTAAGATGGAAGTACCCTACTGTGGAATATACAGTGAATGAAGCCAATATCCGCAGCGCGATCCAGAAGCAGTACAATGGCTCTGATTCGCAGAATGATGTGATGTGGCTGATTAAATAA
- a CDS encoding polyprenol monophosphomannose synthase, whose product MEKLVIIPTYNEKDNIHNIIDAVFSLQQDFHILIVDDGSPDGTGAIVKSLQVQHPGQLFLEERSGKQGLGTAYIHGFKWALAKGYRYIFEMDADFSHNPKDLIRLYDACAKGGADVAVGSRYVKGGNTENWPWDRAVLSRGASVYVGLITWMPVKDPTAGFVCYSSAVLEAINLDEIQFVGYAFQIEMKFTAWKLGFKIAEVPITFKDRKEGYSKMSKGIVKEGILGVLKIQWQSLFRKYKKRVSN is encoded by the coding sequence TTGGAAAAGCTTGTAATTATACCTACGTACAATGAAAAGGATAATATCCACAATATCATTGACGCTGTATTTTCCTTACAGCAGGATTTTCACATCCTGATTGTAGACGATGGCTCCCCGGATGGGACCGGCGCTATCGTAAAATCGCTACAGGTACAGCATCCCGGACAGCTTTTCCTTGAAGAGCGTTCCGGAAAGCAAGGCCTGGGCACCGCCTATATCCATGGTTTTAAATGGGCGCTGGCCAAAGGCTACCGCTATATTTTTGAAATGGATGCCGACTTCTCCCATAATCCCAAAGACCTTATCCGCCTCTACGACGCCTGTGCAAAGGGCGGCGCTGATGTGGCCGTAGGCTCCCGCTATGTGAAAGGTGGCAATACCGAAAACTGGCCATGGGACCGTGCCGTATTATCCAGAGGCGCCTCCGTTTACGTTGGCCTCATCACCTGGATGCCGGTAAAAGACCCTACCGCCGGATTTGTATGCTATTCCAGCGCAGTACTGGAAGCTATCAACCTGGATGAAATCCAGTTCGTTGGCTATGCCTTCCAGATTGAAATGAAGTTTACCGCCTGGAAGCTCGGCTTTAAAATAGCCGAAGTACCTATCACCTTTAAAGATCGTAAGGAAGGCTATTCCAAAATGAGTAAAGGCATCGTAAAGGAAGGTATCCTCGGTGTACTCAAAATACAATGGCAAAGCCTCTTCCGTAAATACAAAAAAAGAGTCAGTAACTAA
- a CDS encoding SusC/RagA family TonB-linked outer membrane protein, whose amino-acid sequence MQLNTIFILAFVLQVHAVGYGQSKVTLAKNNAPLKEVFREISRQTGYDILYTNKVLSAGKRINLHVKDADLETVLRECLAEQPLNYTILDKTVVIKLQPASNPTTELTAIPPVEVKGKITDADGQPLPGVTIMVKGTTKGAVSANDGSFHLSAPANATLVVSFLGFQTQEVNVTGNDLTVVLKTSDAKLNELVVTALGIKKEKKALGYSVTELKGSDLTKAREPNAVSGLTGKVAGLTITPSPNLFGDPGIRIRGLSNVLIVVDGVPISSDSWNLSPDDIESYSVLKGANAAALYGQRGQSGALLITTKRGKADAKGFRVDINSSTQLQAGYNSIVKYQTEYGPGDDFEYAFKDGRGSGINDADYNIWGPRFEGQLIPQYNSPKDPVTGELTPIPWLARGKNNLTNYLRNGLLSTNNVAISTANEHGDMRISFSQMGQRGQVPNTKLGSSNINFSGGVNAGKNLRFEGAINYNKQYTPNYPSLGYGPGSMIYLITVWGGVDYDINDLRNYWQPGKENVQQYNREYTIYNNPWLIANEALHSYNKDDIYGHVQMLYTISPKLNFKLRTNVSTWNRRQTWKYPISADFYEPYRRVGGYSESYDYFWENNTEGGLTYKDKFFKDFSLTGSLMANLRTVKVSSLSGSTKGGLITPGVYDLSNTKEQNSPTNDFAKRQVSSAYGFVDLDWRSMIFLSLTGRFDKSSTMPVSHNTYFYPSASLSLMLSEMIHMPAYVSLLKVRGSYANVASDLVTANTSNYDIYKLLPTYTTSGTRWDNNVGVTYTSKMYNPNIMPSRVKTVEVGAEAGFFNNRLGFDVAYYRNLEGPGIVDVSVSQASGVSTVQRNAFTYIRKGGEITVTGTPVKHKDFTWTAMANWSTNHRWLKEIDGIQTRSGMIKLGDRIDGYYLNDFQRDANGQVLVGDDGLPLFNPYYSKVGYVDNKFQMGLNNTFRYKNFTLGIQFDGRFGGLIYNFTDAYQWRSGTAPESASPYRLLDWQNRNNPDWHGSVMTNGQKVISGQLNADQDGNVISDDRKYAPNDIPVMWRDWATSYYTGDKNLVHSATFVKLRELILTYNLPAAMLKRTHFFNNASVSLVGRNLLYFTGEHTKNMELDSYVTDDAGFQTPAVKSYGININLSF is encoded by the coding sequence ATGCAACTGAACACCATTTTTATCCTGGCCTTTGTACTGCAGGTACATGCAGTAGGGTATGGCCAGAGCAAGGTGACCCTTGCTAAAAATAATGCACCGCTGAAAGAAGTATTCCGGGAAATCAGCCGCCAGACAGGCTATGATATCCTGTATACCAATAAAGTGTTGTCTGCCGGAAAGCGTATCAACCTGCATGTAAAAGATGCTGACCTCGAAACGGTGCTCAGGGAATGCCTGGCAGAACAGCCTTTGAATTATACTATCCTCGATAAAACAGTGGTCATCAAACTGCAGCCCGCCAGCAACCCCACTACTGAATTAACGGCCATCCCGCCGGTAGAGGTAAAGGGTAAGATCACCGATGCCGACGGTCAGCCACTGCCCGGCGTTACCATCATGGTGAAAGGTACCACCAAAGGTGCGGTGAGCGCCAACGATGGTAGCTTCCACCTGTCTGCCCCCGCGAATGCTACCCTGGTCGTTTCTTTCCTGGGCTTCCAGACACAGGAAGTAAATGTTACCGGTAACGACCTGACCGTTGTTCTGAAAACCAGCGACGCCAAACTGAATGAGTTAGTGGTGACGGCGCTGGGTATCAAAAAAGAAAAGAAAGCACTCGGATACTCCGTAACGGAACTCAAGGGAAGTGACCTCACCAAAGCCCGCGAACCAAATGCAGTGAGTGGCCTTACCGGTAAAGTTGCCGGCCTTACCATCACACCAAGCCCTAACCTGTTTGGGGATCCCGGTATCCGTATCCGTGGCCTTTCCAACGTACTGATTGTAGTAGATGGTGTGCCTATCAGCTCCGACTCCTGGAACCTCAGCCCTGATGATATTGAATCCTATTCTGTGCTGAAAGGCGCCAACGCGGCTGCTTTATATGGCCAGCGTGGCCAGAGCGGCGCCCTGCTGATCACTACCAAAAGAGGTAAGGCTGATGCTAAAGGCTTTCGCGTAGATATCAACTCCAGCACTCAGCTGCAGGCAGGCTATAATTCTATCGTAAAATATCAGACAGAATACGGTCCCGGCGACGACTTCGAATATGCATTCAAAGATGGTCGCGGCAGTGGCATAAATGATGCTGATTATAACATCTGGGGGCCACGCTTCGAAGGACAGCTGATCCCGCAGTATAATAGTCCTAAAGATCCTGTTACCGGTGAACTAACACCTATCCCATGGTTGGCAAGAGGTAAGAACAATCTCACCAACTACCTGCGAAATGGCCTGCTCAGTACCAATAATGTGGCTATTTCTACTGCCAATGAACATGGCGACATGCGTATCTCTTTCTCTCAAATGGGACAACGCGGACAGGTACCTAATACCAAACTGGGAAGCTCCAATATCAATTTCAGCGGCGGCGTCAATGCAGGTAAAAACCTACGCTTTGAAGGTGCTATTAACTACAACAAACAATATACACCTAACTATCCTAGCCTGGGATATGGCCCCGGCAGCATGATCTACCTGATTACCGTATGGGGTGGCGTGGATTATGATATCAATGACCTGCGCAACTACTGGCAGCCGGGCAAAGAGAACGTACAACAGTACAACCGTGAATATACCATCTATAATAACCCATGGCTGATCGCCAATGAAGCCTTGCACTCCTACAATAAAGATGATATCTACGGACACGTGCAAATGTTGTATACCATCAGCCCTAAACTTAATTTCAAACTCCGTACAAACGTTAGCACCTGGAACCGCAGGCAGACCTGGAAATATCCTATCTCTGCCGACTTCTATGAGCCGTACCGCAGGGTAGGTGGCTACAGTGAAAGCTATGATTACTTCTGGGAAAATAATACCGAAGGAGGGTTGACGTATAAAGACAAGTTCTTCAAAGACTTCAGCCTTACCGGTTCATTGATGGCCAACCTCCGTACCGTTAAGGTGAGCAGCCTTTCCGGCAGTACAAAAGGTGGGCTGATCACACCAGGTGTATACGATCTCTCTAATACCAAAGAACAGAATTCTCCTACCAATGACTTTGCAAAAAGACAGGTATCCAGTGCCTACGGATTTGTGGACTTAGACTGGCGCAGCATGATCTTCCTTAGTCTGACAGGCCGTTTCGACAAATCGTCGACTATGCCGGTATCGCATAATACTTACTTCTATCCATCTGCCTCATTGAGTCTGATGTTGTCTGAAATGATACATATGCCTGCTTATGTATCCCTGCTGAAAGTACGTGGTAGCTACGCCAACGTGGCCAGCGACCTGGTAACTGCCAACACCAGTAACTACGATATCTATAAACTTTTGCCAACCTATACCACCAGTGGCACACGTTGGGATAACAATGTGGGCGTGACTTACACTAGTAAGATGTATAATCCGAATATCATGCCTAGTCGTGTGAAAACCGTGGAAGTTGGTGCAGAAGCAGGATTCTTCAATAACAGGCTTGGTTTTGATGTCGCCTATTACAGGAACCTGGAAGGTCCTGGCATTGTAGATGTAAGCGTGTCGCAGGCTTCCGGCGTATCTACAGTACAACGTAATGCCTTTACGTATATCCGTAAAGGTGGTGAGATCACCGTTACCGGTACACCGGTAAAACATAAAGATTTCACCTGGACTGCTATGGCTAACTGGTCTACCAATCACAGATGGTTGAAAGAAATCGATGGTATTCAGACCAGGAGTGGTATGATAAAACTGGGAGATCGTATTGATGGCTATTACCTGAACGACTTCCAGCGTGATGCAAATGGACAGGTGCTGGTAGGGGATGATGGATTGCCTTTATTTAATCCTTATTACAGTAAAGTCGGTTATGTAGATAATAAATTCCAGATGGGATTGAACAATACCTTCCGTTATAAAAACTTTACGCTGGGAATTCAGTTTGATGGCCGTTTTGGTGGACTGATCTACAACTTTACAGATGCTTACCAATGGAGATCAGGTACTGCACCTGAATCAGCAAGTCCATATCGTTTACTCGACTGGCAGAACCGCAACAATCCTGACTGGCATGGCTCTGTGATGACCAATGGACAGAAAGTTATTTCCGGCCAGCTGAATGCTGACCAGGATGGTAATGTTATTTCAGACGACAGGAAATATGCACCGAATGATATTCCGGTAATGTGGAGAGATTGGGCTACTTCTTATTATACAGGTGATAAGAACCTGGTGCACAGCGCCACTTTCGTGAAACTGCGTGAGCTGATACTCACTTACAACCTGCCTGCTGCTATGCTGAAACGCACGCATTTCTTCAACAATGCCAGCGTTTCCCTGGTAGGGCGTAACCTCCTCTATTTCACTGGCGAGCATACCAAAAACATGGAGCTGGATTCCTATGTGACCGATGATGCAGGCTTCCAGACCCCTGCTGTGAAAAGCTATGGTATCAACATTAACCTGTCCTTCTAA